A single region of the Erythrobacter sp. genome encodes:
- a CDS encoding universal stress protein — protein MKNILLLVHDDPAQESRLQVALDVTRWLGGHLECLAVRELPMLSYGDYSAAEAMAMMDRDDSTKGSLQSVVEDRLAGEDVAWSCERSFEARSDALNYASDFADLIVMSSRLDEVGDKLPTPERLPLRSGRPILAVPPGTKGLDLGAPVVIAWDGSRPAVEAVRAAARLSGDASEVVLIEVDPPSGALAMEEAAVYLSRHGITPHLIERDRAPTVADTLLDQIRLVGAGFLAMGAYGSPPSAERIFGGVTRTMLQRSPVPLLLAH, from the coding sequence ATGAAGAACATCCTGCTGCTCGTGCACGATGACCCGGCGCAGGAATCGCGCCTGCAGGTCGCGCTCGACGTGACACGCTGGCTCGGCGGCCATCTCGAATGCCTCGCGGTGCGCGAATTGCCGATGCTGAGCTACGGCGACTATTCCGCCGCCGAGGCGATGGCGATGATGGACCGGGACGACTCCACGAAGGGATCGTTGCAGAGCGTCGTCGAGGATCGGCTCGCAGGGGAAGATGTCGCCTGGTCTTGCGAACGCTCCTTCGAGGCCCGCTCCGACGCGCTGAACTATGCCTCGGACTTCGCCGACCTCATCGTGATGTCCTCGCGGCTGGACGAAGTGGGAGACAAGTTGCCAACTCCTGAACGCCTGCCGCTTCGCTCGGGGCGGCCGATCCTTGCTGTCCCGCCCGGCACGAAGGGGCTCGATCTCGGCGCACCCGTCGTCATTGCGTGGGACGGCTCGCGCCCTGCGGTCGAAGCCGTGCGCGCAGCCGCCCGTCTCTCCGGCGACGCGAGCGAGGTCGTCCTGATCGAGGTCGATCCGCCCTCGGGGGCGCTCGCGATGGAGGAGGCGGCCGTCTATCTCTCGCGCCACGGGATCACGCCCCACCTGATCGAGCGGGACCGCGCCCCTACGGTCGCCGACACCCTGCTTGACCAGATCCGCCTTGTCGGCGCGGGCTTTCTCGCCATGGGTGCCTATGGCAGCCCGCCGAGCGCGGAGCGGATTTTCGGCGGGGTGACGCGCACCATGCTCCAGCGCAGCCCCGTCCCGCTGCTGCTGGCGCATTGA
- a CDS encoding BON domain-containing protein — protein MKKSDSALQRDVLEELEWEPSIDHADIGVSVVDGVVTLNGYVKSYAEKMAAERAAKRVEGVQAIAEELKIRFDSDRKTADHEIAKRILDIFAYDVLIPEETIKVKVERGWVSLDGEVEWKYQADEAMHAAGKVSGVVGVSNNIAVKSRPKVTDIRKRIEDAFKRQAGLDANAVTITASGNKVTLSGKVKAWHERKLAEQAAWAAPGVTQVEDKILVG, from the coding sequence ATGAAGAAAAGCGACAGCGCGCTGCAGCGCGACGTGCTCGAGGAGCTCGAATGGGAACCGAGCATCGACCATGCCGATATCGGCGTTTCGGTGGTCGACGGGGTGGTGACGCTCAACGGCTATGTGAAAAGCTATGCCGAGAAGATGGCCGCCGAACGCGCGGCGAAACGGGTCGAGGGCGTGCAGGCCATCGCGGAGGAACTCAAGATCCGCTTCGATTCCGACCGCAAGACCGCCGATCACGAGATCGCCAAGCGCATTCTCGACATCTTCGCCTATGACGTGCTCATCCCCGAGGAAACGATCAAGGTGAAGGTCGAGCGCGGCTGGGTCAGCCTCGATGGCGAGGTCGAATGGAAATACCAGGCCGACGAGGCGATGCACGCCGCCGGCAAGGTGTCGGGCGTGGTCGGCGTGTCGAACAATATTGCCGTCAAAAGCAGGCCCAAGGTCACCGACATCCGCAAGCGGATCGAGGACGCGTTCAAGCGGCAGGCGGGGCTCGATGCGAACGCGGTCACGATCACCGCGAGCGGCAACAAGGTGACGCTTTCCGGCAAGGTGAAGGCGTGGCACGAACGCAAGCTCGCCGAACAGGCCGCGTGGGCCGCTCCCGGCGTTACGCAGGTCGAAGACAAGATCTTGGTGGGTTGA
- a CDS encoding response regulator: MPIERRLVHVVDDEESIRRSLDFLLSNSGYDVMRWEGPEPFLKGADKMTPACAMIDVRMPGMDGLELQREMKREGFNFPVIVLTGHGDITMAVHAMQEGAVDFLQKPVDRQHVLNAVQSAFETMRDCEEQRKRADWAKTQLGRLTSREQEVLDGLACGYPNKTIAYDLGISSRTVEVYRANVMEKLAVHSFADALRIAFAAGLGSEKRWLSEHTLLAPRDKA; encoded by the coding sequence ATGTCGTGGACGACGAGGAATCGATAAGGCGATCGCTCGACTTCCTGTTGTCGAATTCGGGCTACGACGTGATGCGCTGGGAGGGGCCGGAACCCTTCCTCAAGGGCGCGGACAAGATGACCCCGGCCTGCGCCATGATCGACGTACGGATGCCGGGGATGGACGGGCTGGAGCTGCAGCGCGAAATGAAGCGGGAGGGCTTCAACTTTCCCGTCATCGTGCTCACGGGGCATGGCGACATCACCATGGCGGTGCACGCGATGCAGGAGGGGGCGGTCGATTTCCTCCAGAAACCGGTCGACCGCCAGCACGTCCTCAACGCCGTCCAGTCCGCTTTCGAGACGATGCGCGACTGCGAGGAACAGCGCAAGCGTGCGGACTGGGCAAAAACGCAGCTCGGACGGCTGACCTCGCGCGAGCAGGAGGTGCTCGACGGGCTCGCCTGCGGCTATCCCAACAAGACGATCGCCTATGATCTCGGCATCTCTTCGCGCACGGTAGAGGTCTACCGGGCGAACGTGATGGAAAAGCTCGCGGTGCACAGCTTCGCCGATGCGCTGAGGATCGCGTTTGCTGCGGGATTGGGTTCGGAAAAGCGGTGGCTGTCCGAACACACCCTCCTCGCCCCACGCGACAAGGCCTGA